The following coding sequences lie in one Bifidobacterium sp. ESL0690 genomic window:
- a CDS encoding GH25 family lysozyme encodes MMKTRFTQLATKLGVVIAIPALGLALTAVPAQAASDTNLSGLGQAGIGSTTSSPALGTQRNSFGSNTIGNQRVSPAADDAKDTMPDNPSQKLPDKVSAAVPDDATVVSKDLAVTKDGQVKNVETGKPVTDPKLVGTPTKQPDPLAKTGGKHFIPVEAGEVKQAVQKNGGDANAGSNGSSGNNSSANNGVNGSASSPSSSSSAPSPSPNAPSGSDSSSSNPSNTPAGNEPSAKSSTGNNASSPSGNSSSSPSSQSANGAAYVQKSNVASGNVHNVALQNNQYGAYWGWYNGTQAFFEYGGNLFAQQAKGVVDVSEHQGTIDWQRAKNAGVEGAIIRIGFGWGNRLDYQAQRNVNECKRLGIPFGVYLYSYAYDNNSGAAEGSDTVQKLRQLGVSPGDLSYPVFYDLENWTWTGHAPPTSPSVYDGVVNNWFMQVQLSGYGNVSVYSYTSYLYGPLNSGNIHSRTRWVASYGSRVGFNFPTNDRGWQYADNNWIDGIGTVDANAFGNYQSDLNIIWIMRNDYIDIGTSAGLNGSPVDYKWQSYDLGSRTWRDITGWVGGNWASWYANSGDYWLQLEVRDRATQRSIGTKTIAFHYTAGNTYITGTYSGWSNGGILLGMSSSNPWSHYQMKIYDYGAGRWVQQFGGQWAMWHPRRGVYWTHYELYTWDGRLADTKTYAFGV; translated from the coding sequence ATGATGAAGACTAGGTTCACGCAGTTGGCTACCAAACTTGGGGTGGTGATAGCGATTCCGGCGTTGGGACTGGCGTTGACTGCGGTTCCGGCACAGGCGGCGAGCGACACGAACCTGAGCGGTTTGGGCCAAGCTGGTATCGGTTCCACGACTTCTAGCCCGGCGCTGGGCACGCAGAGAAACAGTTTTGGCAGCAACACTATCGGCAATCAGCGGGTATCTCCTGCAGCCGATGATGCGAAAGACACCATGCCCGATAACCCGAGCCAGAAGTTGCCGGACAAGGTCAGCGCCGCCGTTCCCGACGATGCCACAGTCGTTTCCAAGGATCTGGCTGTGACCAAGGACGGTCAGGTCAAGAATGTGGAAACCGGCAAGCCGGTGACCGACCCGAAGTTGGTCGGCACACCAACCAAGCAGCCCGACCCGCTTGCCAAAACCGGTGGCAAGCACTTCATTCCTGTCGAAGCCGGCGAAGTGAAGCAGGCCGTGCAGAAAAACGGCGGCGATGCCAATGCCGGCAGCAATGGCAGCAGCGGGAATAATAGTAGCGCGAATAATGGCGTAAATGGCAGCGCCTCCTCTCCATCTTCCTCGTCTTCAGCTCCTTCTCCGTCGCCCAATGCTCCCAGTGGCAGCGATTCTTCTTCTTCGAATCCTTCAAATACGCCGGCCGGCAATGAGCCTTCCGCCAAATCCTCAACCGGGAATAACGCATCGTCTCCTTCGGGGAATTCCTCGTCCAGCCCATCTTCACAGAGTGCCAACGGCGCTGCCTACGTTCAAAAATCGAATGTGGCCAGCGGCAATGTGCACAATGTCGCTTTGCAAAACAACCAGTATGGCGCCTATTGGGGCTGGTACAACGGCACGCAGGCGTTCTTCGAGTACGGCGGCAATCTTTTCGCCCAGCAGGCCAAGGGCGTGGTTGACGTTTCCGAGCACCAAGGCACGATTGACTGGCAGCGGGCGAAAAACGCGGGTGTCGAAGGCGCGATCATCCGTATCGGTTTCGGTTGGGGCAATAGGCTCGATTATCAGGCCCAGCGCAATGTCAATGAATGCAAGCGTCTGGGAATCCCGTTCGGCGTCTACCTTTACTCGTATGCGTACGACAATAATTCCGGAGCCGCAGAGGGCAGTGATACCGTCCAGAAACTCCGCCAACTTGGCGTAAGCCCCGGCGACTTGAGCTATCCGGTATTTTACGATTTGGAGAATTGGACATGGACGGGTCATGCCCCTCCTACTTCGCCTTCGGTCTACGATGGCGTTGTCAATAACTGGTTCATGCAGGTCCAGCTCAGCGGATACGGCAATGTTTCCGTCTATTCATATACGTCTTATCTCTACGGCCCGCTTAATTCCGGAAATATCCATTCAAGAACCCGCTGGGTGGCAAGCTATGGCTCGCGGGTAGGGTTTAATTTCCCGACCAACGACCGCGGCTGGCAATATGCCGACAACAATTGGATTGACGGCATAGGCACTGTCGACGCGAACGCTTTCGGCAATTATCAGAGTGATCTCAACATCATCTGGATTATGCGTAACGATTATATCGACATCGGCACATCCGCAGGGCTCAATGGCAGTCCTGTGGATTACAAGTGGCAAAGTTACGATCTGGGTAGTCGTACGTGGCGTGACATCACCGGTTGGGTAGGAGGCAACTGGGCCAGCTGGTACGCCAATTCCGGCGATTATTGGCTGCAGCTCGAGGTCCGCGATAGGGCAACCCAACGTTCCATAGGCACCAAAACGATAGCGTTCCACTATACCGCCGGAAATACATATATAACCGGCACCTATTCCGGGTGGAGTAATGGCGGT
- a CDS encoding glycerophosphodiester phosphodiesterase translates to MADDKTIVVDPALYGETAAEKTAEANKVARKFGIGDDALAKVEDFKKELTDHNAWDLPFMGYIDEDGYGYAYVPDKAIAPPNWDAHAAFKSLPYDAQTAFAIRMLFTHRDVDRYGATMFLHYERNFDIKFKED, encoded by the coding sequence ATGGCAGATGACAAAACCATCGTCGTTGATCCGGCGCTTTACGGCGAAACCGCAGCCGAGAAGACCGCAGAGGCCAACAAGGTAGCCCGCAAATTCGGCATCGGGGATGACGCCCTTGCCAAAGTCGAGGATTTCAAGAAGGAATTGACCGACCATAACGCTTGGGATTTGCCGTTTATGGGCTATATCGACGAGGACGGATACGGCTATGCCTACGTCCCCGACAAGGCCATCGCGCCGCCGAACTGGGATGCGCATGCGGCTTTCAAGTCCCTCCCCTATGACGCCCAGACCGCGTTCGCAATTCGTATGCTCTTCACGCACCGTGATGTCGATCGTTACGGCGCCACAATGTTCCTGCATTATGAGCGCAATTTCGACATCAAGTTCAAGGAAGACTGA
- a CDS encoding class C sortase, translated as MLFPDFDAIMRGKTAESSTARRVVIRVVDVLLVCCAVSLVVAIAWFPTVWTIQTYRQSRLVENSASRVERWPRGKVVNEYNRALAYNRRIAASGQNALGEFVDPFATGSSGSSGFVKSGNSVGVHGSVSSPGSSGLSKMTGSLGASGSSGASNASGSSDSTPSKPKTLSDDDREYQSLLNVGDGVMGNVRIPKISVNMPIYHGTSDDALLHGAGHLYGTSLPIGGKSTNAVLSGHRGLSSALLFTRLDELKRGDIFYVQTLGRTMGYRVTGIHVIDPQDTHLYRVVPGRDLVTLMTCTPYAINTQRLVITATRQSIPHPIPNPNNAKGDPMLIAILIALAVLIVGLIAVKLSRRSFVPARHRRVNSVFQKAKKRNGYPTDSQNILY; from the coding sequence TTGCTATTCCCCGATTTCGACGCGATTATGCGCGGCAAAACTGCCGAATCGAGCACTGCTCGCAGGGTTGTCATCCGCGTTGTTGACGTGTTGCTGGTATGCTGCGCCGTCTCGCTGGTCGTTGCCATTGCGTGGTTCCCGACTGTGTGGACGATTCAGACGTATCGGCAGAGCCGGTTGGTCGAAAATTCTGCAAGCCGTGTCGAGCGTTGGCCGCGAGGCAAGGTCGTTAACGAATACAATCGCGCCCTAGCTTATAACCGGCGTATAGCGGCCTCCGGGCAGAACGCGTTGGGGGAGTTCGTCGATCCATTTGCGACTGGTTCTTCCGGATCTTCGGGATTTGTAAAGTCGGGTAATTCGGTGGGTGTGCACGGTTCGGTCAGCTCGCCGGGTTCGTCCGGTTTGTCCAAGATGACCGGCTCACTTGGTGCGTCCGGTTCGTCGGGTGCGTCCAACGCGTCCGGTTCGTCTGATTCGACACCATCCAAGCCGAAAACACTGAGTGACGACGACCGCGAATACCAAAGTCTTCTCAATGTCGGCGACGGGGTGATGGGCAATGTCCGCATCCCCAAGATTTCGGTGAACATGCCGATTTACCACGGCACCTCTGACGACGCGCTGCTCCATGGTGCCGGTCACCTTTACGGCACAAGCCTGCCCATCGGCGGCAAATCGACGAACGCCGTCCTAAGTGGCCATCGCGGGCTGAGCAGCGCCCTGCTGTTCACGCGCCTCGACGAGCTCAAGCGCGGCGACATCTTCTATGTCCAGACGCTCGGACGCACGATGGGCTATCGCGTCACCGGCATCCACGTCATCGACCCGCAAGACACCCACCTTTACCGCGTGGTGCCTGGCCGCGACCTGGTGACGCTCATGACCTGCACCCCTTACGCCATCAATACGCAGCGCCTTGTCATCACCGCCACCCGGCAATCCATCCCTCATCCAATTCCCAATCCCAATAATGCTAAAGGAGATCCCATGCTCATCGCCATTCTCATCGCTCTAGCCGTCCTCATCGTCGGTCTCATCGCTGTAAAACTGTCGCGCCGCAGCTTCGTCCCGGCACGTCACCGCCGTGTTAATTCCGTCTTTCAGAAGGCGAAAAAACGGAACGGCTACCCAACTGATTCGCAGAATATTCTGTATTAG
- a CDS encoding isopeptide-forming domain-containing fimbrial protein, with amino-acid sequence MSFKTTIHKLAGAALAAATLLAVAPVGAANAEGDGAISVPTAIAGSYAGETIAIQGDKSMLEGHQFKAVRIGTYANAKGIVNGDGTTGVLNAVSVGTDPQITAEAATALREVKGSDADVHYQGNPVGEVAAKWLGFAGQANSDTANEDTTSNNGGVGHAWDGKLRQFVSNVFYSAKFGALLGAAAAQPTDASAATVTGDKMTVSISGLLPGIYMVDDVTGEAGAAGAAGKSGAAAPKAAGNSIPMLVSTGITSEGVTYNKIGTSKETLGVVDMKNDAPTVDKALDTDENNNASIGGKLHYKLTGSVPLTTGFHRYIYTMVDRPQQLGLHFVSGSEKVMVGTTQLSAANGDYKVTAHAAADGKFQDIPGDDSTDYVVFDLSPSILKFRYRDSIVITYTMSITDDADGGQLQNGATLSYSSDINNQPSAANSSDPTVATIDPATGNVSNGAGNGSLASNATSPENPASVASFRKFSVVTKPKLAWDNAKDEATRDAIDGLTGVKYQLFAADAKPSEAKAGEGSAMASALKFIKLGDGHYKLVAAQNASNNTFVSDLEVGSDGKLTFDGLGKGDYSVRELTRPAGYSDTFMPVFNVHVEADAANAGKSIYTNESDSWNLVAPHATAVSSDKPIVVLAITSISQLPLTGGAGIILALLVIVLLAVATGTLIMVRRRLRQE; translated from the coding sequence ATGAGTTTCAAAACCACCATACACAAGCTCGCAGGAGCTGCGCTTGCCGCCGCCACGCTGCTGGCAGTGGCGCCGGTGGGTGCCGCAAACGCAGAGGGGGACGGTGCCATCTCCGTGCCCACCGCCATCGCGGGATCATACGCGGGCGAGACCATCGCCATTCAGGGTGACAAGTCCATGCTCGAAGGCCACCAGTTCAAGGCCGTGCGCATCGGTACCTACGCGAACGCCAAAGGCATTGTGAACGGCGACGGGACGACAGGCGTGCTGAACGCCGTGTCCGTCGGCACCGACCCGCAGATTACCGCCGAGGCCGCCACCGCGTTGCGCGAGGTCAAGGGCAGCGACGCGGATGTGCACTATCAGGGCAACCCCGTCGGCGAGGTCGCGGCTAAATGGCTCGGCTTTGCGGGCCAGGCGAACAGCGACACCGCCAATGAGGACACGACTTCCAACAACGGTGGCGTCGGTCACGCTTGGGACGGCAAGCTGCGTCAGTTCGTCAGCAACGTCTTCTACAGCGCCAAATTCGGGGCTTTGCTGGGTGCCGCTGCGGCACAGCCCACCGATGCTTCTGCTGCTACGGTTACCGGCGACAAGATGACCGTGAGCATTTCCGGCCTGCTGCCGGGCATCTATATGGTCGACGACGTCACCGGCGAGGCGGGCGCTGCTGGTGCGGCCGGCAAGTCCGGCGCTGCTGCTCCGAAGGCCGCCGGCAACTCCATCCCGATGCTTGTAAGCACCGGAATCACTTCCGAAGGCGTGACCTACAACAAGATCGGCACCTCCAAGGAGACGCTCGGCGTGGTCGATATGAAGAATGATGCGCCGACGGTCGACAAAGCGCTTGATACCGATGAGAACAACAACGCTTCCATCGGCGGCAAACTGCATTATAAACTCACCGGCAGCGTTCCGCTGACCACCGGCTTCCACCGCTATATCTACACCATGGTCGATCGTCCTCAGCAGCTCGGTCTGCATTTCGTCTCCGGTTCCGAAAAGGTGATGGTCGGCACCACCCAGCTCAGCGCCGCGAACGGTGACTACAAGGTGACCGCTCATGCTGCGGCAGACGGCAAGTTCCAAGACATCCCGGGTGATGATTCCACCGATTACGTGGTCTTCGACCTTTCTCCGAGCATCTTGAAGTTCCGTTATCGAGATTCGATAGTCATTACGTACACGATGTCGATTACCGATGACGCCGATGGCGGCCAGCTACAGAATGGTGCGACGCTCAGTTATTCCAGCGATATCAACAACCAGCCGAGCGCTGCCAATTCCAGCGATCCGACCGTCGCCACCATCGACCCGGCCACCGGCAACGTGAGCAACGGCGCTGGCAACGGCTCCCTCGCTTCCAATGCCACCAGCCCGGAGAACCCCGCCTCCGTGGCGAGCTTCCGCAAGTTCTCGGTCGTCACCAAGCCCAAGCTGGCGTGGGACAATGCCAAGGATGAGGCTACTCGGGACGCCATCGACGGGCTGACGGGTGTGAAGTACCAGCTGTTTGCGGCCGATGCCAAGCCGTCTGAGGCAAAAGCGGGTGAAGGGTCTGCTATGGCAAGCGCGCTCAAGTTCATCAAGCTGGGCGACGGCCATTACAAGCTGGTTGCCGCGCAGAACGCCAGTAACAACACTTTCGTTTCTGACCTAGAGGTTGGCAGCGACGGCAAGTTGACGTTCGACGGTCTGGGCAAGGGCGATTACTCCGTTAGGGAGCTCACCCGTCCGGCCGGTTACTCCGACACCTTCATGCCCGTGTTCAATGTGCATGTTGAGGCCGATGCAGCCAATGCCGGAAAGTCTATCTATACCAACGAAAGCGACTCCTGGAATTTGGTTGCGCCGCACGCTACGGCCGTTTCGAGCGACAAGCCGATCGTGGTTTTGGCCATCACTTCCATCTCGCAGCTTCCTCTGACCGGTGGCGCCGGCATCATCCTCGCGCTGCTTGTCATCGTGCTGCTGGCGGTGGCTACGGGCACGCTGATCATGGTCCGTCGTCGCCTTCGTCAGGAGTAA